In Anomaloglossus baeobatrachus isolate aAnoBae1 chromosome 10, aAnoBae1.hap1, whole genome shotgun sequence, the genomic window attcattttgcatcaaTAGGTGACTCAATCACAGacgccaataaaaaaaaaatataagacatccaataaatataagccctagtgcatcttttCAAGCCAAAAATACTATAAGAcccggtcttatttttggggaaacacggcggTTAATAGCTAGGAtgtcacacacatatacagtagctCTGTAGTGACAGTAAACAGTGCCATCCCGTCTCATTAGGAATAAACCAAAAAAGAAAATCAATAAATGTGATGGCGTCATACGGTACTAAAAACAGTGTATACAGGAGTGCTAGCCGGGTCGGGTGGGCATTGTGGCTGGTGGTGGGGGCTGGCGACTGCAGCCGAATATTTCCTATTCTATCCCTACTGGAACTGTACTTACCAGGGGAAATGTCATCTAATTATTATATATGAGAACGCTTTTCTGATAAGAACAACACATAATAAAATATCTGCCAACACATTGCGCTTCATCTGTGAGATTACACATTGTCATCAGTCCCTTCCCACCCCCCTTTCTCCTGTTAGAACTGTGAGAAATCTGCATTACCCTCCCAAATATATTTCCTCCCATCGTTTTTCTGCTGTTTTCCACTTTCACATTTCAGCTCCCTTCCACATGTTGCAGATAGAGTTTTCTCTAGCGGAAGAGAACTGCAAATTGCTTGTTAATATAAAGCCGGCAGCAAACAAAGACAAATCAGCGAGAGAAGAAAATGAATGCTCGGAATAAGACAAGTAGCAGCGCTGCGGCTCGCTCGTGCTGGCTTTTTCCAGTAATACATGGGGTCAGCTTACTGACGACTTTTATGACAAATACAGGATTAGATGCATTGGATTACGGTCCCGGGAACGCAGAACAGAAACATATGGGACAGCAAAATCCGAAAACCATGCCTTAAAAAAGGGGGGGCTCAAGGTTACACAAATAGGCTGCTTTTTCCAAAAACAGAGGGTTGGTCTGATATTACAGGTATTGTATAAGTAAAATTgtattgttgtttgtttgttttttgttactATCcttatccccttttttttttttttacattaatataaccgctgcagccaatcactgaccaggCTAGTGACTGGCTGCAGTAGTCACATGGATGTGTGGCATATGATTTCTAAAGCACAGAAAACAAAGAGTGTCAGGGTCCATTGGAGCAAAAGAAAATGTAACAGATCAGCATTGTATTTTTGTTACTATCTTTGtcctttttattttttgttgtttttttacattAATATAACCGCTGCAGCTAATCAATGATCACGAGACTGACCAGGCTAGTGATTGGCTGTAGTAGTCACATGGATGTGCGGCATATGATTTCTAAAGCACAGTAAACAAAGACTGTCAAGGTCCCATGGAGCAGAGGAAATGTAACACATCAGCATTGTATTTTTTTTACTATcattgtccgtttttttttttttttgttttttttttacattaatataattgctacagccaatcactgaccaCGAGACTgatgaggccagtgattggctgtagtAGTCACATGCATGTTTGGCATATGATCACTAAAGTAAAGTAAACAAAGACTGTCAGGGTCCGCTGGAGCAGGAGAAAATAATAGATCAGAATTGTATTTTTGTTACTATCCTTGccctttttgtttgtttgtttgtttacattcctataaccgctgcagccaatcgctgATCATGAGACTGATAAGGCCAGTGATTGGCTTCAGTAGTCACATGGATGTGTGGCATATGATCGCTAAAGTAAAGTAAACAAAGACTGTCAAAGTCCACTGGTTTGTGGAAAATGTAACAGATCAGCATTGTATTTTTGCTTGTCTGTTGTTTTGTTACTatccttgttctttttttttttttttttttttttttacattcctataactgctgcagccaatcactgaccatgAGACTgatgaggccagtgattggctgcagtaatcACATGGATGTGTGGCATATGATCGTTAAAGCACAGTAAACAAAGACAAAGATCAGCattgtactttttttttgtttgttttttgttactatccctgtccttttttttttgacaattactataaccgctgcagccaatcattgaacaTTAGACAAATGAGGCCAGTAATTGGCTGCAGTAGTCACATGGATGTGTGGCATATAATAACTAAAGCACAGTAAACAAAGACGGTCAGGGTCCACTGGAGCGGGGGAAAATGTAACAGATCAGTattgtatttttgtttttgttaCTATCCTtgctcttttttttgtttgtttgtttacattcctataaccgctgcagccaatcactgaccatgAGATGATgaggctagtgattggctgcagtagtcacATGAATGTGTGGCATATGACCGCTAAAGTAAAGTAAACAAAGACTGTCAGAGTCCACTGGTTTGGGGAAAATGTTACAGATCAGCATTggatttttgcttgtttttttgttttgttactatccttgttctttttttttttacattcctataactgctgcagccaatcactgaccatgAGATGATGAAGCCAGTGATTGGTAGAGTAATCACATGGATATGTGGCATATGATCGCTAACGCACAGTAAACAAAGACAAAGATCAGTGTTGTAtttttttgtttgcttgttttttgTTACTATCCCTGTCCTTTTTTTTACATTCCaataactgctgcagccaatcactgaccatgAGACTgatgaggccagtgattggctgcagtagtcacATGGATATGTGGCATATGATCACTAAAGCACAGTAAACAGAGACTGTCATGGTCCTTTAGAGCGGGGGAAAATGTAAAAGATCAGCattgtatttttgtttttgttaCTATCCTTGCCCTTTTTTGTTTACATTCCtataactgctgcagccaatcactgatcatGAGACTgatgaggccagtgattggctgcagtagtcacATGGATATGTGGCATATGATCACTAAAGCACAGTAAACAGAGACCGTCATGGTCCTTTGGAGCGGGGGAAAATGTAACAGATCAGCAatgcatttttgtttgtttttgttactATCCTTGCCCTTTTTTGTTTACATTCCTataaatgctgcagccaatcactgaccatgAGACTgatgaggccagtgattggctgcagcaatcacaTGGATATGTGGCAGATGATCGCTAAAGCACAGTAAACAAATACAGAGATCAAAGTTgtaattttttgtttgttttttagttaCTATCCTTGTCCTTTTCTTTTTTTAGTtactggacaatctctttaaggaGTCTGTGGTTATCATATATGACATAACGAGCATGCCTTGAACATAATGTTATAAAATATCGGTACATTGCTATAAGGCACCTTCCTACCGTATCTACCTGCAATGGTTTTTTTTTTAGCCGGATGCCACCTATAGAATTTTATTGGCCTTATGGCTGCAAAGGGAAGGGTCCGAAATATTGCATttcttatataaaatatataaaaatgccaaaTATTTTACCACCAACCTCTACCTAGAAAATACAATTAATCCTATGAATTAACATTCGATATTATGCGACCGTATCAAACGTAACATACAGACCGTATACAGCCCTATGCAATCTGTATTGACCATACATCATTTCTATCAACGCCCATtgcttttacttaaaaaaaaatctgatcatTTTACCAAGTAGAACAGAAAATGATAACATTTCTGAAATATACCTGTCTCTTTTCAGGATTGATGAGAGGGGCCAGCAGTATATATTGTAGATGAGGCTGTCATTCTGTGCCTAATTAACCAACACCATCATTCTTGCGGTCAGGTAGTGGAGTGTAAGATACATTTGGGATACtgaacacgtatatatatatatatatatattaccatcaCACGCTACAGATATCTGCTGAAGGATCTGAGTGTCAGTAAGGGTTTCCACAGAGACTGAATAGAAAAAAAATGTCTATTGTATAGAAAGTCTATCGTAGGCAACGTTTCAATTGTTCTCTAGTTTTTTATCATTCggttcaaaattatttttttttttttgggtgggtggGGGAATGAATGCAAGCTCAATATAAATCTGTGAAAACACATTTGCAGttagaaaaaaaagatttttttttttcctctgtacaATTAGTTGCTTTCTTATTTTGCCACTggataaaataaaatgtaaaaaaaaccaaaacataaagagggtaaaaaaaacaaagaaaaaaacttgcagagaaaaaacaaaaaaaatggaatatTCATATGAAATGTAAAACAGATATTCATTGCACCGTGTCGTCATTTTCACCCTGAATTTAACAAAAGGTAAAAAGAAAGAGGAACCGTCAAGTTATATCGTAAATTGTATCCAAGTGCTCGAATCTCTCTAAATTTATTTCCTTGTTCTAAAATGGTTTAAACTTCTGTAATAAAGTAAGTGAGTTCTCCCGCGCCCCTTCCAGTTTGCAGGATATGGACTGCGGCGGGTCTcgtctttttttttattcttcattaTGCTCAGGTTTTGATACGAATATTGGTATTTTTTCCATTCCTACAAATGATCCCGTACAGTCTTATTTGTATCATAACTTAATTTACTTATATTTCTAATTCTTTCTCCTATACTTCTTAGGAATCATGTGGGCACCAGGAGAACCAGAGATTTTACTATGGGTAGGAAGCTGGTCAGtccaaaaaatataataataatggtTCATCATGTATATGAGTAGTCTGTGTCAGGAATACCACCATCTCTGTACCCCCTGTGAGTGCCATAACCTATCGTGTGGGTACTTTTGTAAAGACTGGTACCATTGGATGGGAATATGGTATGAATCACATACTCCTCCTTGGCTCGGTGAGGGTTTATCGGTAGCATTTGGAGCCCTGGTCCTCTGATCTCCAATATAGAGTTATCTTTCTTGGTGCCAGACTCAATATAATCGTCTTTCTTTCGGCTTCCCCGACTGCAAGCTCTTTCACGGGTTAGTAATTGACCAGCTCGATGGACATACCAACAGATTGATGCTAAGATGAGAAAAAGGAAGACAAGTGTGACAGCCCCACCAATAATGCCCGCCAAGGGTAAGCCAGCTAAAGGATCGGCATTTTGTTCTCGGTTAAGCGTAGTAGTTGGGCCGTAGACATCCCCCGTCTCTGCCTTGGCACATACGGGTGGCTCATCTGTAAGATACGTGTTCCCGGTTTCCATTGCCACCATGCAGATAATATAGGTCGATCTAGGCTCCAGGGCAGTTAACAAATAATCTGTCTTGTCTCCTTGCACCAAGGTTTCTGTTATAGAGCCAACAGCTGGGCTATGACCTAGTCTCAACCAGCTCAGACGGAAAGAACTGGCCAAAACAGAGGACTTCCACGTGATTCGAATACTGTCAGCTGTCAATGGTTTGACACTAATCACCAAAGACTTTGTCCCAGCTCCGTTTTCCATAGGGTAATCCAAATTGGAATCTGGTAGTCGAAGACCTGGCCTTTTAGACTTTAGGGTAAACAGCGATCCTTGAGGAGGGGTAGTGATTGAAGGGCTTGCTGGAGTTGCTCGTGCAGATGCTACATTACTCTGGGGACCTCCCTCAAAACATTCATCCATTTCATGAGTGATGTCTTTGATGGCCATGCCCCTAACTTTCTCAGGGCCCTGACACATTAAGCCACGGACATTGACGATAGTGGCTCTGGCTTTCACCCAGTCCCGAAGCCAAATAAGATTGCAACCACAAAACCAGGGATTATTCCTGAGAAGGAGTTGGCTCAGGTTCTCTAGGTCATCAAAAAGGCCACGAGGGAGTGCAGTAAGGTTGTTGTTGGACAGATCCAGTCTCTGTAGTTGCCTCATCTTGGACAGTGTATTATAAGGAATATGCGTGATGGCATTATCCTGTAAATATAGCTTCTGTAGATGAGCACTTGGTAGATTCACAGGAGGGGCAGCCAATGAATTTCTTACCAGTGACAGCTCAGTCAAATTTTGGAGACGACTAAATGTGTCATCTGCAATGCGTTGATTTGCCAGGAGATTGCCATCAAGCACTAACCTCCGCAAACTGTTGAGTCCCTTGAAAGCATGAAGAGGAATGGTAGAAATGCGATTATCATCCAATCTTAGCTCTTCCAAAGTATGGGGCAAACCGTTGGGAATGCTGCTGAGATGGTTGCGCGAAAGGAAAAGTAGGCGAAGTTGACGACTATCTAAGAAGGCATCATCTTCAATGCTGACAGTAGACACAGAATTGTCGTCTAGGTGAAGCTTCTCTATCAGTGGTATACGGGAGAGTGCATCCCGAGTCACACTGCGTATGTTGTTATCTTGGAGGTGAAGTTCTCTAAGCGAACGGGGGAGGTTGAGAGGGAATTCGTCTAGGTCATTCTCGTACAAATAGATGACTCTAACATTGGTTTTAGTTTTCAGCTCTGGTGGAACTCCAGCATTATTGATCTGATTGTTCTGGAGGTAGAGGGTGGTTGCATCATCTGGGATCTCGGCTGGGATAGAAGTCAGACCTCGGTCATTACAGTAGATGAAACCATTGTCACAGCGACATACGTAGGGACAATTGGTGCTATCTATTACTTCTGTCAAAAATGCAATAAGTCCGTAACACAAAAATAGCCAATCGCGTAAGTCCAAAGTAGCTGTAGTCATTGCAACCGTGGTAGCCGTTGCAGTCGTCGTGGCCGCTGCCGAAGCGGCTgccgcggtggtggtggtggttgttGTGACCGTCATGTTGTTGCGTAGTCTTCCAAATCACAACAGTCTTGGAAAGTTCTGATGAATTTGGATAAATTCCTGGAAAAGAGAAGAAAACAAAAACAATTAGGAGCACTGTAAAGTAAAAAATTCCCATCACTACTGTTAACTGCACTCTTAAAAGGGTTGTCAACTTTAGTAGTAAAAAACAACAAACTGTCCTTTAGTAACCTGTTGCAGGTTCAGCGTTTAGTCTCCACCGCAACTCTCAATGTCTGTTTATTACATCCTGTcgacagcgctgcagacaatcactgagctcagtcacTCTGCTGATGTAGATGGCATGAGCCGTTCAGAGCCACTTAGCTTACCGATTGGCTGCGTACTGCGGACAACAGACTGCAGAGCAGCGGCGGGCCTGAGCGCTAGTCCGGCCACGGTGACTAAAGCAcagtttgtttgattttttttagaAAAACTTTTCTGAAAGAGGACAAACTTTTCTTAATATTTTAAGCCATTGATCGGTAATATATTTTTATACATCTACACCTCCAATACAATTGAGTATTGAGCAAAAATCTTAGTAGTTTCGAACTCATATTATTACATAACATGAcagtatttcatatatatatatatatatatatatatatatatatatatgtatatatatatatatatatatatatatatcttgcacTGTGGTCACAttggagtgtatatatatatatatatatatatatatatagatatataatatatatgtatatatcctgCACTGTGATCACATTAGAGTGTTAGCTCTTTAGATTATCCTTATAGTGTAGACTGTTACCCATTTATTACATCTGTTTTCTTTGCAGGCGCACTAGATTGCCCGTGTGAATCGCAGTGCCTGAGTTTTGCTCGACATAAAAGCAAATTAATAAGTGAAGACATGCAGAAGATGAAGTGATTATAATGTGTGAGGAAGTTCTGAGAGTGATTTTTAAGCGCATGATTGTAAAAGCAAGTCCATCTTTTGACTTACATAATAGCTTCTCCAAGCCATCTCAGCTGGGAGATTAAAGCCTGCGTCACTGGCATTATGATGGAAATCACATTCTGATAATGATTGAGCCCTTCTTGAGCCCTCTGAGATCGGCATAATATAACTCCCTTAACAATAGACGCTGGTACCTTGCCAAACTTCAGAAAATCAGCCACAACTCGTCATCTACTTAGAGAGTTAATAACGGGATACCCTTTAAGTTTAATGAAAGCCTAATAAATGCTACACAAGTTAGAAAAAAAtactaatgtaaaaaaaataattttgctacAATATaatatgaaaaacaaaaaaacatttagaagcAGTCTATAATGGGATTTTCCAATTAAAATATTTCACACCTCTCTTCacgataattttttttaaaaagcgaTGAATATGGATCGAATCTTTTAAAATCCAAAAgttcaatatttaaaaaaaaaagaaaaaaaataaattgcgaTGAATCACAATACTGGAAAGTCGGCAAATTCCCTTATAAGATGTGTGTAACACAGAGGTCTCACTAGAGATAAGtaaacctgaggtttggttttccaACCGAACCCCAAATTTAAAAACCAAGGTTCGGgatcggatgctttacgtgcgaacaaaacttgtgcgagcaacgctgtgctcagccCTGAGTGAGC contains:
- the FLRT1 gene encoding leucine-rich repeat transmembrane protein FLRT1 produces the protein MTVTTTTTTTAAAASAAATTTATATTVAMTTATLDLRDWLFLCYGLIAFLTEVIDSTNCPYVCRCDNGFIYCNDRGLTSIPAEIPDDATTLYLQNNQINNAGVPPELKTKTNVRVIYLYENDLDEFPLNLPRSLRELHLQDNNIRSVTRDALSRIPLIEKLHLDDNSVSTVSIEDDAFLDSRQLRLLFLSRNHLSSIPNGLPHTLEELRLDDNRISTIPLHAFKGLNSLRRLVLDGNLLANQRIADDTFSRLQNLTELSLVRNSLAAPPVNLPSAHLQKLYLQDNAITHIPYNTLSKMRQLQRLDLSNNNLTALPRGLFDDLENLSQLLLRNNPWFCGCNLIWLRDWVKARATIVNVRGLMCQGPEKVRGMAIKDITHEMDECFEGGPQSNVASARATPASPSITTPPQGSLFTLKSKRPGLRLPDSNLDYPMENGAGTKSLVISVKPLTADSIRITWKSSVLASSFRLSWLRLGHSPAVGSITETLVQGDKTDYLLTALEPRSTYIICMVAMETGNTYLTDEPPVCAKAETGDVYGPTTTLNREQNADPLAGLPLAGIIGGAVTLVFLFLILASICWYVHRAGQLLTRERACSRGSRKKDDYIESGTKKDNSILEIRGPGLQMLPINPHRAKEEYVIHTIFPSNGTSLYKSTHTIGYGTHRGYRDGGIPDTDYSYT